One Aster yellows witches'-broom phytoplasma AYWB DNA segment encodes these proteins:
- the rpsG gene encoding 30S ribosomal protein S7 — translation MSRKGHIKKRDVQPDPIYNSKLVTKTINTIMEDGKKGKAQTIFYQALKQVKTITNRDPIEVFHEALNNIMPVLEVRTRRVGGQNYQVPSEVRPERRHSLGLRWLVKYTKERNEKTMEERLAKEIVDASLGNGVSVKKREETHRMAEANKAFAHYRW, via the coding sequence GTGTCCCGCAAAGGTCATATTAAAAAAAGAGATGTACAGCCAGATCCTATTTACAATTCTAAATTAGTTACTAAAACCATTAACACAATTATGGAAGATGGCAAAAAAGGCAAAGCTCAAACTATTTTTTATCAAGCTTTAAAACAAGTCAAAACAATTACTAACCGCGATCCTATTGAAGTTTTTCATGAAGCCCTAAACAACATTATGCCTGTTCTGGAAGTACGCACGCGTCGTGTGGGTGGTCAAAATTACCAAGTGCCTTCCGAAGTTCGTCCCGAAAGACGCCATTCTTTAGGATTAAGATGGCTTGTTAAATACACTAAAGAACGCAACGAAAAAACAATGGAAGAAAGACTTGCCAAAGAAATAGTAGACGCTTCTTTAGGTAACGGAGTATCAGTTAAAAAAAGAGAAGAAACGCATCGCATGGCAGAAGCTAATAAAGCCTTTGCTCATTATCGTTGGTGA
- the rpsL gene encoding 30S ribosomal protein S12: MSTVSQLIKKRRSSKTSKTKAPALSYGFNVLQKKNKHYSSPQKMGVCLRVTTMTPKKPNSALRKFARVRLSNGSEVTAYIPGVGHSLQEHSSVLVRGGRVKDLPGVRYHIVRGALDATGVANRKQGRSKYGSKLPKEKK; this comes from the coding sequence ATGTCTACTGTTTCTCAATTAATCAAAAAACGTCGTAGCAGTAAAACTTCCAAAACTAAAGCACCTGCATTAAGTTACGGTTTTAATGTTTTGCAAAAAAAAAATAAACATTACAGTTCTCCTCAAAAAATGGGAGTTTGTCTCCGTGTAACTACTATGACCCCAAAAAAACCTAACTCAGCTTTACGTAAATTTGCAAGAGTACGTCTAAGTAACGGTTCTGAAGTAACTGCCTATATTCCAGGCGTGGGACACTCATTACAAGAACATAGCTCTGTTTTAGTTCGCGGTGGACGCGTAAAAGATCTTCCTGGTGTGCGTTATCATATCGTTCGTGGTGCTCTAGATGCTACTGGTGTTGCTAACCGCAAACAGGGTCGTTCTAAGTACGGCTCTAAATTACCTAAAGAAAAAAAATAA
- the rpoC gene encoding DNA-directed RNA polymerase subunit beta', whose protein sequence is MSDNRLFTSVETLNLSSPVLEKLKLSGINTLEDFNTFTLEELRLLLQEAFLEVLPILKNFALPRNLQNLDLSEAVINILTELGMEDFQDLLQTKMAVLTKSFETNPLAFQKLNDLFKLYNHFPSISSDKEYGSRDYDYFKIRLAAPEEIRQWSYGEVTSYETINYRTYKPEISGLFCQKIFGPVVDFQCACSKKQVSIKSQFCNKCGVEFTETKVRRERMGHIELQTPIVHTWYLNSSPSRLAILLNIKTKQLEEIVYYVSYVVIDPGKTEFKPKEIITETQYSEALYEFGNTFVALTGAEAVKKLLENLNLEKTIKVLRKSLSENSKQKRESIIKRLEIIESFHQSDNKPEWMVMDVIPVLPPGLRPMVPLDGGRFATTEVNDLYRRILNRNNRLKKQMLQKAPRLIIKNEKRMLQEAVDALFDNTKTSKKNVNNVEKNRPLKSLSEMLRGKQGRFRQNLLGKRVDYSGRSVIIVGPDLEMHQCGVPREMAIILFKPFILKKLQETKGIDKKNANTIYEKMNEEVWNALEEVVKEHPVLLNRAPTLHRLGIQAFDPKLIDGKAIRLHPLVTPAFNADFDGDQMAIYVPLSLEAQAEARLLMLVSNNILDPKNGNPVVTPSQDMVLGNYYLTIEEKKDRTINSYDSAQRTAEHQFKHRNEGTFFADINEAKTAYQNKEIHLHTRIFIKPQTINLSFTEEQRQKYLMTTLGKLIFNDILPPSFPYINEPTQFNLDVKTPDAYFLPPGTNPKQFLKKLPTPKPFNKKFLSMIIACFFKQMKITETSKMLDHIKNLGFKYSTIAGITVSFADINTYSNKQELLQEVETRNIQIETWHKDGFLTDAERRRLVINEWKTIRDEIQEGLMKEFKQDNHIFMMSESGARGSVSNFTQLAGMRGLMNNPKGEIIEVPVKASFREGLKVSEFFISTHGARKGSTDTALKTAESGYLTRRLVDVTQDIVVIKEDCNSDRGFIVEAMMSDGKEIVSLKKRIMGRFASCDICHPKTNTLIVARNELIIESKAQEIITAKIKKVPIRSILTCNCEYGICAKDYGVNLATNKLVEIGEAVGVIAAQSIGEPGTQLTMRTFHTGGVASASDITQGLPRIEELFEVRKPKGKALISELKGKIKKIDKIRSQNPEIVITEENDPDTEHRYILEPNVDILVSKNNIVYPGQKLTSGSVDLKELLRVAGTTEVQKYILEEVQKVYRAQNVYISDKHIEIIIHQMFKQILIIDEGDTHLLPGTEITINKFKKANLKMLEEKKRLAVGRPIILGITRSSLRSDSLLSAASFQETTKILIDAAIKGKTDHLYGLKENVIIGGLIPAGTGILETTLFKYPKEPATTSELTKKTNQN, encoded by the coding sequence ATGAGTGATAATAGATTATTTACTTCAGTAGAAACTTTAAATCTTTCGTCTCCAGTTTTAGAAAAATTAAAACTTTCTGGAATCAATACTTTGGAGGATTTTAACACTTTTACTTTAGAAGAGTTGAGGCTTTTACTGCAAGAAGCTTTTTTAGAGGTTTTGCCTATCCTCAAAAACTTTGCCTTACCTCGCAATTTACAAAATCTAGATTTGAGTGAGGCTGTTATTAACATCCTTACTGAACTAGGAATGGAAGATTTTCAAGATCTTTTGCAAACTAAAATGGCTGTCCTTACAAAATCATTTGAAACCAATCCCCTTGCTTTTCAAAAACTAAACGACCTATTTAAGTTATATAATCATTTTCCTTCTATTTCATCTGATAAAGAATACGGTAGTAGAGATTATGATTATTTTAAAATCCGTTTAGCTGCTCCTGAAGAAATCAGACAGTGGTCTTATGGTGAGGTTACCAGCTACGAAACAATTAACTATCGGACCTATAAACCAGAGATATCAGGATTATTTTGTCAAAAGATTTTTGGCCCAGTAGTTGATTTCCAATGTGCTTGTTCTAAAAAACAAGTCAGTATCAAAAGTCAATTTTGTAACAAATGTGGAGTTGAATTTACCGAAACCAAAGTGCGTCGTGAAAGAATGGGGCACATTGAATTACAAACTCCAATCGTTCACACTTGGTACCTTAATTCTTCTCCCAGCCGTTTAGCTATTCTTTTAAATATCAAAACTAAACAATTAGAAGAAATAGTTTATTATGTTTCTTACGTTGTAATTGATCCTGGAAAAACTGAATTCAAACCTAAAGAAATTATTACAGAAACCCAATACAGTGAAGCTCTTTATGAATTTGGAAACACTTTTGTAGCTTTAACAGGTGCCGAAGCGGTTAAAAAATTACTAGAAAATCTCAACTTAGAAAAAACTATCAAAGTCCTTCGCAAATCTTTATCGGAAAATTCCAAACAAAAAAGAGAAAGCATCATTAAAAGACTAGAAATCATCGAATCTTTTCATCAATCAGACAACAAACCTGAATGGATGGTAATGGATGTTATTCCTGTATTGCCTCCAGGATTAAGACCGATGGTTCCTTTAGATGGTGGTCGTTTTGCCACTACTGAAGTTAACGATCTTTACCGCCGTATCCTTAATCGCAACAATCGTTTAAAAAAACAAATGCTCCAAAAAGCTCCTCGTTTAATCATTAAAAACGAAAAAAGAATGCTACAAGAAGCAGTTGATGCTTTGTTTGATAATACCAAAACTAGCAAAAAAAACGTTAACAATGTCGAAAAAAACCGTCCACTTAAATCTTTATCCGAAATGCTACGTGGCAAACAAGGGCGTTTCCGTCAAAATCTTTTAGGCAAAAGAGTTGATTATTCGGGACGCTCCGTAATTATTGTAGGTCCTGATTTAGAAATGCACCAATGCGGCGTGCCTCGTGAAATGGCAATTATTTTGTTCAAACCTTTCATTTTGAAAAAATTACAAGAAACCAAAGGTATCGATAAAAAAAACGCTAACACCATTTATGAAAAAATGAATGAAGAGGTTTGGAACGCCTTAGAAGAAGTAGTCAAAGAACACCCAGTTCTTTTAAACCGCGCCCCAACGCTACACCGTTTAGGAATTCAAGCTTTTGATCCTAAATTAATTGACGGCAAAGCCATTCGCTTACATCCTTTAGTTACGCCTGCCTTTAATGCCGATTTCGATGGCGACCAGATGGCAATTTATGTTCCTCTTTCTTTAGAAGCGCAGGCTGAAGCACGCTTATTGATGCTTGTTTCGAACAATATTTTAGACCCTAAAAATGGTAATCCAGTAGTAACTCCTTCACAAGATATGGTTTTAGGGAATTACTATTTAACGATTGAAGAAAAAAAAGATCGTACTATAAACAGTTATGATTCTGCCCAAAGAACTGCAGAACACCAATTCAAACATCGTAATGAAGGAACCTTTTTTGCTGATATCAACGAAGCCAAAACTGCTTATCAAAATAAAGAAATCCATCTTCATACAAGAATTTTTATCAAACCACAAACAATTAATTTATCATTTACCGAAGAACAACGTCAAAAATATTTAATGACTACTTTAGGAAAATTAATTTTTAATGACATTTTGCCTCCAAGCTTCCCCTACATTAATGAACCAACCCAGTTTAATTTGGATGTTAAAACCCCTGATGCTTATTTTTTACCCCCAGGAACCAACCCCAAACAATTCTTAAAAAAACTTCCCACCCCCAAACCTTTCAACAAAAAATTCCTATCTATGATTATTGCATGTTTTTTCAAACAAATGAAAATTACAGAAACTTCTAAAATGCTAGATCATATCAAAAACTTAGGTTTCAAGTATTCCACCATTGCAGGAATTACAGTTTCATTTGCAGACATCAATACTTACTCCAATAAACAAGAATTGTTACAAGAAGTAGAAACCCGCAATATTCAAATTGAGACTTGGCATAAAGATGGTTTTTTAACAGATGCCGAACGTCGTCGTTTAGTAATTAACGAATGGAAAACTATTCGTGATGAAATTCAAGAAGGTTTGATGAAAGAATTCAAACAAGACAACCACATTTTTATGATGAGCGAAAGTGGAGCGCGTGGTAGTGTTTCTAACTTTACTCAATTAGCAGGGATGAGAGGATTAATGAATAACCCTAAAGGTGAAATTATTGAAGTCCCTGTTAAAGCTTCTTTCCGAGAAGGTCTGAAAGTTTCTGAGTTTTTTATCTCTACTCACGGCGCCCGTAAAGGTTCAACTGATACTGCCCTCAAAACAGCTGAGTCAGGTTATCTAACACGTCGTTTAGTTGACGTAACTCAAGATATTGTCGTTATTAAAGAAGACTGTAATAGTGACCGCGGGTTTATTGTGGAAGCTATGATGAGTGATGGCAAAGAAATTGTATCTCTCAAAAAACGCATTATGGGACGCTTTGCTAGTTGCGACATTTGTCACCCCAAAACCAACACCCTTATTGTAGCGCGTAATGAATTAATTATCGAGTCTAAAGCACAAGAAATTATTACTGCCAAAATTAAAAAAGTTCCTATTAGAAGTATTTTAACTTGTAATTGTGAATATGGTATTTGTGCCAAAGACTATGGCGTAAATCTAGCTACTAACAAATTAGTAGAAATTGGCGAAGCTGTTGGTGTTATTGCTGCTCAATCCATCGGTGAACCAGGAACTCAATTAACTATGAGAACTTTCCATACTGGTGGAGTTGCTTCTGCCTCAGATATTACTCAAGGTCTTCCAAGGATCGAAGAATTATTTGAAGTACGCAAACCTAAAGGAAAAGCGCTAATTAGTGAATTAAAAGGAAAAATCAAAAAAATTGATAAAATCCGTTCCCAAAATCCAGAAATTGTAATTACAGAAGAAAATGACCCTGACACAGAACACCGTTATATTTTGGAACCTAATGTTGATATTTTAGTAAGCAAAAACAACATTGTTTATCCTGGTCAAAAACTAACTTCTGGTTCGGTTGATCTAAAAGAACTTTTAAGAGTGGCAGGAACAACAGAGGTTCAAAAATACATCTTAGAAGAAGTACAAAAAGTTTATCGCGCCCAAAATGTTTATATCAGCGACAAACATATCGAAATTATTATTCACCAAATGTTTAAACAAATTTTAATTATTGATGAAGGTGATACTCATCTTTTACCTGGCACAGAAATTACTATTAATAAATTTAAAAAAGCTAATTTAAAAATGTTAGAAGAAAAAAAACGTTTAGCGGTGGGACGCCCTATTATTTTAGGAATTACGCGTTCTTCTTTAAGAAGTGATTCTTTACTTTCAGCTGCATCTTTTCAAGAAACTACCAAAATTCTAATCGATGCTGCCATCAAAGGGAAAACTGACCATCTTTACGGACTTAAAGAAAATGTTATTATTGGTGGCTTAATTCCTGCAGGAACAGGAATTTTAGAAACTACTTTATTTAAATATCCAAAAGAACCTGCAACCACTTCTGAACTTACTAAAAAAACCAACCAAAATTAA
- the fusA gene encoding elongation factor G, whose product MARQFSLEKTRNIGIIAHIDAGKTTTTERILFHTGKIHKIGETHDGASQMDWMEQEQERGITITSAATTAFWKNHRINIIDTPGHVDFTVEVSRSLRVLDGAVTVIDAQAGVEPQTETVWRQASEYKVPRVIFVNKMDKVGADFAYAIETLKQRLGVHASAIQWPIGSENDFNGIIDLVEMNAFEYDNTSQETGKVVSIPSDLESITQTKRKELIETLSTLDEELMIYYLEEKPISSEMLKNSIRKATLQASFFPVLCGSSFKNKGVVKMLDAVVDYLPAPCDVAAIVGFDSDNQEIVRTGLDEEPFTALAFKVMTDPYVGKLTFFRIYSGSVKAGSYVTNTTKGTKERFGRLLQMHANSREEVKEAYTGDILAVVGLKATTTGDTLASEGQTIILESMNFPEPVIEIAVEPKTKADQDKMGIALAKLAEEDPTFKVFSNHETGQTIIAGMGELHLDIIIERLKREFKVQANVTEPQVAYRETITQETETEGKFIRQSGGRGQYGHVWMRFEPNPGKGFEFVNKIVGGVVPREYVPAVQKGIQEALAGGILAGYQIIDVKATLFDGSYHDVDSSEIAFKIAASMALKETKTKGNPVILEPIMDVEVVTPNDYVGNVIGDLTSRRGRLENQESRTNAVAIRAFVPLSEMFGYATVLRSNTQGRATFIMQFAKYEKAPKSITEEIIKKRA is encoded by the coding sequence ATGGCACGTCAGTTTTCATTAGAAAAAACTCGTAATATTGGCATTATTGCTCATATTGATGCAGGGAAAACCACCACTACAGAAAGAATTTTGTTCCACACCGGAAAAATTCATAAAATCGGAGAAACCCATGATGGCGCCTCTCAGATGGATTGGATGGAACAAGAACAAGAAAGAGGAATCACTATTACCTCTGCTGCTACTACTGCTTTTTGGAAAAACCACCGTATCAATATTATTGACACTCCCGGACATGTTGATTTTACGGTGGAAGTTTCGCGCTCTCTTAGAGTTTTGGATGGCGCAGTAACAGTTATTGATGCTCAAGCAGGAGTAGAACCACAAACTGAAACTGTTTGGCGTCAAGCTAGTGAATATAAAGTTCCAAGAGTTATTTTTGTTAACAAAATGGATAAAGTAGGCGCTGATTTTGCTTATGCAATTGAAACTCTTAAACAACGCTTAGGAGTTCATGCAAGCGCTATTCAATGGCCAATTGGATCAGAAAATGACTTTAATGGAATCATTGATCTAGTAGAAATGAATGCTTTTGAATATGATAACACTTCCCAAGAAACAGGAAAAGTTGTTTCTATTCCTAGCGATTTAGAATCAATTACCCAAACTAAAAGAAAAGAATTAATAGAAACTTTATCTACCCTAGACGAAGAATTAATGATTTATTATTTAGAAGAAAAACCAATCTCTTCTGAAATGTTGAAAAATTCCATTAGAAAAGCAACCTTACAAGCTTCCTTTTTCCCAGTTCTTTGTGGTTCTTCTTTCAAAAATAAGGGTGTTGTTAAAATGTTAGACGCTGTTGTTGACTACCTTCCTGCTCCTTGTGATGTTGCAGCTATTGTTGGATTTGATTCTGACAACCAAGAAATTGTGCGCACCGGATTAGATGAAGAACCTTTCACAGCTTTAGCTTTTAAAGTGATGACTGATCCTTATGTAGGAAAATTAACCTTTTTCCGTATCTATTCAGGTTCAGTTAAAGCTGGCTCTTACGTAACTAATACCACTAAAGGAACCAAAGAACGTTTTGGACGCTTATTACAAATGCATGCTAATTCTCGTGAAGAAGTAAAAGAAGCCTACACAGGCGATATTTTAGCAGTTGTAGGATTAAAAGCAACTACTACAGGAGACACTTTAGCATCAGAAGGACAAACCATCATCTTAGAATCAATGAATTTCCCAGAACCAGTAATTGAAATTGCAGTAGAACCAAAAACTAAAGCTGATCAAGATAAAATGGGAATTGCCCTTGCAAAATTAGCTGAAGAAGACCCTACATTTAAGGTTTTTTCCAATCATGAAACCGGGCAAACTATTATTGCTGGGATGGGTGAACTTCATTTAGATATCATTATTGAACGCCTTAAAAGAGAATTCAAAGTGCAAGCAAATGTTACAGAACCTCAAGTAGCATACCGCGAAACAATCACCCAAGAAACCGAGACAGAAGGAAAATTCATTCGTCAATCAGGTGGTCGCGGACAATACGGACACGTGTGGATGCGTTTTGAACCAAATCCAGGAAAAGGTTTTGAATTCGTTAATAAAATTGTAGGTGGTGTGGTTCCTCGTGAATACGTTCCTGCAGTTCAAAAAGGAATTCAAGAAGCTCTTGCTGGTGGTATTTTAGCTGGATATCAAATTATTGATGTTAAAGCAACTTTATTTGATGGTTCTTACCATGATGTCGATTCTTCCGAAATAGCTTTTAAAATTGCTGCTTCCATGGCATTAAAAGAAACCAAAACTAAAGGTAACCCAGTTATTTTAGAACCTATTATGGACGTGGAAGTAGTTACTCCCAATGATTATGTAGGAAATGTTATTGGCGATTTAACTTCTAGAAGAGGTAGATTAGAAAACCAAGAATCACGCACCAACGCTGTTGCTATTAGAGCGTTTGTGCCCCTTTCTGAAATGTTTGGATATGCTACTGTTTTGCGATCCAATACCCAAGGAAGAGCTACTTTTATTATGCAATTTGCTAAATATGAAAAAGCTCCTAAAAGTATTACTGAAGAAATTATTAAAAAACGCGCTTAG
- a CDS encoding DNA-directed RNA polymerase subunit beta, protein MGYHNVKYGKKAQRRNYSKTIYDVDLPNLIEIQNQSFDWFLKHGIKELLQDFCPIESYNGDLKIHFDDYFLTPPKYSIEETKIKDISYVAQLFVKTTLENVLTGETKQSNILLTELPLMTSTGTFIINGTERVVVSQIVRSASVYFAGNFDIKLNRTIYSGQVIPSRGAWIEYEEGSKEILYAKLDRSKKIPLSNFIYALGFDSKEAIENVFGKSAILDSVFDKETDMDSDNALVELYSKIRQGEKVPVDTARDFIRTRLFDQKKYDLAKVGRYKFNKKLDVLTRAENTYLACDFVNPENQEIMIAQDELLTKEKIAILKQNRHFLLQEIFDAKHNLENETDEEILAYKKYPQKNELFTKTNIINSRTGEVLVAKDTLVNDDIINHLRHNIHTLDEKVSKFFLGTKDIYQKEADRQGVFNEILEVYTSKDESGKLYNKVKLIGNDQRETKKHITLSDVIASINYYLNLYENVGTVDDIDHLGNRRLRLIGELLKNQFRIGLTRAEKNIKDMISTSKFGEVNGPGDLVNFTFLMSVIKTFFTNSRLSQFMDQINPLAELTQKRRVSALGIGGINRDRAGIEVRDVHNSHYGRLCPIETPEGPSIGLITSLSTYAKVNKYGFIQTPFFKVLQQDGKTTLSRDIDYLTADQEKEEIIASAGFVLDANNSFQDKKIIARSNGETGIFERNQITYADVSPKQIVSVATSSIPFLEHNDASRALMGANMQRQAVPLLIPESPIVGTGVEYRAAKDSGCLIIARESGFVTYVDAQKIIITKKPNQTVSLNGKTLYDTTQEFTYTQAKVLYENNHKEYQAEYTLINFAKSNQDTLVLQKPIVVLGEHINEGDILVSGPSTSQGELALGRNVTVAFMTWEGYNYEDAIIMSEELVKHDVYTSIHIDKYEVQTRELKKGSGQEEITREVPNVGADAIKNLDERGIIIPGSEVKEGDILVGKITPQGNIEPSPSEKLIQIVIGEKAREYKDSSLRVPFGEGGIVQSVHYFSRKNGDVLPAGVNENIRVFIAKKRKINEGDKMAGRHGNKGVISRILPKEDLPYMADGTPIDIMLNPLGVPSRMNIGQILEIHLGMAAKKLGIKVATPVFDGVNDYDLKEIMKEANLEPDGKMVLYDGRTGEPYDSRISVGVMYMVKLSHMVDDKLHARNVGPYTLVTQQPMGGKVQNGGQRFGEMEVWALYAYGAAHTLQEILTVKSDDIVGRNKTYSAIVQGTQLPKPSIPESFRVFIKELQSLGLYVELIKTDTKENEVNKSLIDYKKEGYN, encoded by the coding sequence ATGGGTTATCATAATGTCAAATATGGCAAAAAAGCACAACGTCGTAATTATTCTAAAACAATTTATGATGTTGATTTGCCCAATTTAATTGAAATTCAAAACCAATCTTTTGATTGGTTTTTAAAACACGGTATTAAAGAATTATTGCAGGATTTTTGTCCTATTGAAAGTTACAATGGGGATTTAAAAATTCACTTTGATGATTATTTTTTAACGCCTCCAAAATATAGCATTGAAGAAACTAAAATTAAAGATATAAGTTATGTTGCCCAATTATTTGTCAAAACTACTTTAGAAAATGTTTTAACTGGCGAAACTAAACAAAGCAATATTTTGCTTACTGAATTGCCTCTAATGACTTCTACTGGCACTTTTATCATCAATGGTACTGAAAGAGTAGTAGTTTCTCAAATTGTACGTTCCGCTAGTGTTTATTTTGCAGGCAATTTTGACATCAAACTCAATAGAACCATTTATTCTGGACAAGTAATTCCTTCACGTGGTGCTTGGATCGAATACGAAGAAGGTTCTAAAGAAATTTTGTATGCCAAACTAGATCGTTCCAAAAAAATCCCTTTGTCTAATTTTATTTATGCTCTAGGATTTGACAGCAAAGAAGCAATCGAAAATGTTTTTGGTAAAAGTGCTATTCTTGATTCTGTTTTTGATAAAGAAACTGATATGGACTCAGATAACGCCTTGGTAGAGTTGTATTCTAAAATCCGTCAAGGCGAAAAAGTTCCTGTCGACACTGCCAGAGATTTCATCAGAACAAGACTTTTTGATCAAAAAAAATACGACCTGGCTAAAGTTGGAAGATATAAATTTAACAAAAAACTAGACGTTCTTACTCGAGCTGAAAACACTTATTTAGCTTGTGATTTTGTCAATCCTGAAAACCAAGAAATAATGATTGCACAAGATGAACTTTTAACCAAAGAAAAAATTGCAATCCTGAAACAAAATCGTCATTTTTTGCTTCAAGAAATCTTTGATGCTAAACACAATTTAGAAAACGAAACTGATGAAGAGATTTTAGCATATAAAAAATATCCTCAAAAAAATGAATTATTCACCAAAACTAACATCATCAACTCTCGTACTGGTGAAGTTTTAGTAGCTAAAGATACTTTAGTTAACGACGATATTATCAATCATTTAAGGCACAATATTCACACTCTTGACGAAAAAGTATCTAAATTTTTCTTAGGAACTAAAGATATTTATCAAAAAGAAGCAGACCGTCAAGGAGTTTTTAACGAAATTTTAGAAGTCTATACTTCAAAAGACGAATCAGGCAAGTTATATAACAAAGTCAAACTTATTGGAAACGACCAAAGAGAAACCAAAAAACACATTACTTTATCAGATGTTATTGCAAGCATTAATTATTATTTGAATCTTTATGAAAACGTAGGCACTGTTGATGATATCGATCATTTAGGTAATCGTCGTTTAAGATTAATTGGAGAATTGTTAAAAAACCAATTTCGAATTGGTCTTACCAGAGCTGAAAAAAATATCAAAGATATGATTTCTACTAGCAAATTCGGTGAAGTTAACGGTCCAGGTGACCTAGTTAATTTTACTTTTTTAATGAGTGTAATCAAAACTTTTTTCACAAACTCACGTTTATCACAATTCATGGATCAAATCAATCCTTTAGCAGAATTGACGCAAAAAAGAAGGGTATCAGCTCTAGGTATCGGAGGAATTAATCGTGACCGCGCAGGCATTGAAGTTCGCGACGTGCACAATTCCCACTACGGCAGATTATGTCCCATCGAAACTCCCGAAGGACCTTCCATTGGACTTATAACATCCCTTTCCACTTATGCCAAAGTCAATAAGTACGGTTTTATCCAAACTCCTTTTTTTAAGGTTTTGCAACAAGACGGAAAAACTACCCTTTCGCGGGACATAGACTATTTAACAGCTGACCAAGAAAAAGAAGAAATTATTGCCTCAGCTGGGTTTGTTTTGGATGCCAATAATTCTTTTCAAGATAAAAAAATAATTGCTCGTAGCAACGGCGAAACAGGCATTTTCGAAAGAAACCAAATAACATATGCTGACGTTTCCCCTAAACAAATTGTCTCTGTTGCAACTTCTTCGATTCCCTTTTTAGAACACAACGATGCTTCCAGAGCTTTAATGGGAGCTAATATGCAACGTCAAGCAGTCCCTTTATTAATTCCTGAATCGCCTATTGTAGGAACAGGTGTTGAATATCGCGCTGCCAAAGACTCAGGTTGTTTAATTATTGCCCGTGAATCAGGGTTTGTTACTTATGTTGATGCTCAAAAAATAATTATCACCAAAAAACCCAACCAAACTGTTTCATTAAATGGTAAAACCCTTTACGATACCACCCAAGAATTTACCTATACCCAAGCCAAGGTTTTATACGAAAACAACCATAAAGAATACCAAGCTGAATACACCCTCATCAACTTTGCCAAATCCAATCAAGATACTTTAGTGTTGCAAAAACCGATTGTAGTTTTGGGAGAACATATCAATGAAGGCGATATTTTAGTAAGTGGACCTTCTACATCTCAAGGCGAATTAGCACTTGGCAGAAATGTTACAGTGGCTTTTATGACTTGGGAAGGTTATAACTATGAAGATGCCATCATTATGTCAGAAGAATTAGTCAAACACGATGTCTACACTTCCATCCACATTGATAAATATGAAGTCCAAACTAGAGAATTAAAAAAAGGTAGCGGTCAAGAAGAAATCACTAGAGAAGTCCCTAACGTGGGCGCTGATGCTATTAAAAACCTTGACGAAAGAGGAATTATTATTCCTGGTTCTGAAGTTAAAGAAGGCGATATTTTAGTAGGTAAAATCACTCCTCAAGGAAATATCGAGCCTTCTCCTTCTGAAAAATTAATTCAAATCGTAATCGGTGAAAAAGCCCGCGAATATAAAGACTCTTCTTTAAGAGTTCCTTTTGGTGAAGGAGGCATCGTCCAAAGTGTTCATTATTTCTCCAGAAAAAATGGTGATGTTCTTCCTGCTGGTGTCAACGAAAACATCCGTGTTTTCATCGCTAAAAAACGTAAAATCAACGAAGGCGATAAAATGGCAGGACGTCACGGGAACAAAGGTGTAATTTCTCGTATTTTACCTAAAGAAGATCTTCCTTATATGGCAGACGGAACTCCAATTGACATCATGTTAAATCCTTTAGGGGTTCCTAGTAGGATGAACATTGGACAAATTTTAGAAATCCATTTAGGAATGGCTGCCAAAAAATTAGGCATCAAAGTGGCAACTCCTGTTTTTGATGGCGTTAATGACTACGACCTTAAAGAAATCATGAAAGAAGCCAATTTAGAACCTGATGGCAAAATGGTTTTATATGACGGACGCACCGGCGAACCTTATGACAGTCGTATTTCTGTAGGAGTTATGTATATGGTTAAATTATCTCACATGGTAGATGACAAACTCCACGCCAGAAACGTAGGACCATACACTTTAGTTACCCAACAACCTATGGGAGGAAAAGTTCAAAACGGTGGACAACGCTTCGGTGAAATGGAAGTATGGGCACTTTATGCTTATGGAGCTGCTCACACCTTACAAGAAATTTTAACAGTCAAAAGCGATGATATTGTAGGTAGAAATAAAACTTATAGCGCCATCGTTCAAGGAACTCAACTACCTAAACCAAGTATTCCTGAAAGTTTTCGAGTTTTTATTAAAGAATTGCAATCTTTAGGATTGTACGTAGAATTAATTAAAACCGATACTAAAGAAAATGAAGTTAATAAATCCTTAATTGATTACAAAAAGGAAGGTTATAATTAA